One segment of Nostoc flagelliforme CCNUN1 DNA contains the following:
- a CDS encoding PAS domain S-box protein, with translation MMEFLDNFFSTSQFIPHGHCYLWKPGLVWLHLVSDVLTGLAYYSIPVMLVYFVRKRRDVPFGWMFLMFGIFIVACGTTHLMDVWTLWYPTYWLSGLIKAITAFISVLTAIELVPLIPHALALPSHTQLEAANSQLAKEIAERIRTEEVLRESEQRWQLALRGNNDGIWDWNVKTNEVFFSVRWKEMLDYEDQEISNYSVRWKEMLGYEDQEISNYLDECLRRVHPDDLDWVRQAVQEHFDQKIPFYTIEYRFLCKDGTYKWILDRGQALWDEDGNVVRMVGSHTDITERKQAEEALNSLLNQLESKVERRTAELTRINQSLQAEITERQRIDQALRESEQRFRAAFHQAAVGIAHVAIDGRWLLVNQRLCDIVGYTPEELQLLTFQDITHPDDLDADLKYVEQILANNIQTYSIEKRYFCKDSSIVWVNLTVSLMREPSGEPKYFISVVEDISERQAAQRDRKQWEQQIQASLLEKEVLLKEIYHRVKNNLQVISSLLSLQSAYIKDQDDLVIFKQSQQRIASMALVHEKLYESQDLARINFGEYIRDLVASLFSAYEVNEDAIALRINIDEQVFLGLDTAIPCSLIIHELVSNSLKYAFPAGRNGTIYIEINKSTDHQVTLIVSDDGIGLPSNFSFKNIASLGWQLVDALTNQIAGDVDIQGSIGVECQVKFTLI, from the coding sequence ATGATGGAATTTTTAGATAATTTTTTCTCTACTAGCCAGTTTATTCCTCACGGACACTGCTACCTCTGGAAACCAGGATTGGTATGGTTGCATCTGGTTTCAGATGTGTTAACTGGACTTGCTTATTATTCAATTCCAGTAATGTTGGTTTATTTTGTCCGTAAACGGCGAGATGTGCCTTTCGGCTGGATGTTCCTGATGTTTGGCATATTCATCGTTGCTTGTGGCACAACCCATTTAATGGATGTGTGGACGCTTTGGTATCCTACCTATTGGCTATCAGGATTAATTAAAGCTATCACCGCTTTTATCTCAGTATTGACAGCCATAGAGCTTGTGCCATTAATACCCCATGCACTGGCTCTACCGAGTCATACCCAACTAGAGGCTGCAAACTCGCAACTAGCAAAGGAAATTGCTGAACGCATACGGACTGAGGAGGTATTGAGGGAAAGTGAACAACGTTGGCAATTAGCTTTGCGCGGCAATAATGATGGAATTTGGGACTGGAATGTTAAAACCAATGAAGTGTTCTTCTCGGTTCGCTGGAAGGAAATGCTCGATTACGAAGACCAGGAAATTTCTAATTATTCGGTTCGCTGGAAGGAAATGCTCGGTTACGAAGACCAGGAAATTTCTAATTATTTAGATGAATGCCTGAGACGAGTGCATCCTGATGATCTTGACTGGGTGAGACAAGCAGTTCAAGAGCATTTTGATCAGAAAATACCGTTTTACACTATCGAGTATCGATTTTTATGTAAAGATGGCACTTACAAATGGATTTTGGATCGAGGTCAAGCACTGTGGGATGAAGATGGTAACGTAGTGCGAATGGTAGGCTCACATACTGACATCACTGAGCGCAAGCAAGCAGAGGAGGCACTAAATAGCCTACTTAACCAACTAGAAAGCAAGGTTGAGCGACGGACAGCAGAGTTAACAAGAATTAATCAATCACTACAGGCAGAAATTACTGAGCGCCAGCGAATAGATCAAGCATTGCGAGAAAGCGAACAGCGATTCCGTGCTGCATTCCATCAAGCTGCTGTTGGCATCGCCCATGTAGCTATAGATGGAAGGTGGTTGTTAGTTAACCAAAGGCTTTGCGATATTGTCGGTTATACACCCGAAGAACTACAGTTACTAACTTTCCAAGATATTACTCACCCAGACGATCTTGACGCCGACCTGAAATATGTTGAGCAGATTTTAGCAAATAATATTCAAACTTATTCGATAGAAAAGCGATATTTCTGCAAAGATAGCTCCATAGTTTGGGTTAATCTCACCGTATCTTTAATGCGCGAACCTAGTGGGGAGCCAAAGTATTTTATTTCTGTAGTCGAAGACATTAGCGAACGGCAAGCCGCGCAGCGCGATCGCAAGCAGTGGGAGCAGCAAATTCAAGCATCACTTTTAGAAAAAGAGGTGTTATTAAAAGAAATTTACCATCGGGTCAAAAATAATTTACAGGTTATTTCTAGTCTGTTAAGCTTGCAATCTGCTTATATCAAAGATCAAGACGATTTGGTGATATTCAAACAAAGCCAGCAGCGAATTGCATCAATGGCTTTAGTTCACGAAAAGTTGTATGAGTCTCAAGACTTAGCAAGGATTAATTTTGGGGAATATATTCGAGATTTGGTAGCAAGTTTATTTAGTGCTTATGAAGTTAACGAAGATGCGATCGCTCTGAGAATAAATATCGATGAGCAAGTATTCCTCGGCTTGGATACAGCAATTCCTTGTAGCTTAATTATCCATGAGCTTGTATCTAATTCTTTAAAATATGCATTTCCGGCAGGTAGAAATGGTACGATTTATATCGAAATTAATAAAAGTACTGACCATCAAGTTACACTTATAGTTAGTGATGATGGAATTGGTTTACCATCAAATTTCAGTTTTAAAAATATAGCCTCTTTAGGCTGGCAGTTAGTAGATGCTTTAACCAATCAAATTGCAGGGGATGTCGATATCCAAGGTTCTATTGGAGTAGAGTGCCAGGTGAAATTTACATTAATATAA
- a CDS encoding hybrid sensor histidine kinase/response regulator, with protein sequence MTKAKILVVEDEAIVAKDLQHRLIKFGYTVPAIASSGEEAINKAVEISPDLVLMDIKLKGSMDGIEAAQEIYKRLDIPVIYLTAYADENTLERAKITEPFAYLIKPFKERELQTNIEISLTKHGLEKELKVNKKWLDALLRSISDGVIASDMQELITFMNPVAENLTGWKQEEACGRNSSEIFNIANAETHNSIENPILKVLQDGIIVSLPAETILITKDGGEIPIDDSVAPIKDDQDNITGAVLVFRDISERKQAIEARQKQIEQEQLLVQWEEINQLKNDFLNLVSHELRSPLSNIKLMIQMIQISPSTEEAQRYLELMESECDRELGLINDLLDLQRLESSSYPVMTPDALLLQQWLPWVIEPFQIRVQEHQQTLQINLPSNLPPLFSDSINLERILVELLNNACKYTPAGGEIVLSVRHNSLEAPAKTMITISNSAEISVTELPLIFEKFYRVPNADIWNQGGSGLGLPIVQKLVEQLQGNIQVESDNGWTTFTITLTDF encoded by the coding sequence ATGACAAAAGCAAAAATTTTAGTTGTGGAAGATGAAGCTATTGTTGCCAAAGATTTGCAGCATCGACTTATAAAATTCGGTTATACGGTTCCTGCTATCGCTTCTTCAGGAGAAGAAGCAATTAATAAAGCAGTAGAAATATCCCCCGATTTAGTGCTAATGGATATTAAACTAAAAGGCTCAATGGACGGCATAGAAGCTGCCCAAGAAATCTATAAGCGTTTGGATATTCCAGTAATTTATTTGACTGCTTATGCAGATGAAAACACATTGGAACGAGCTAAGATAACTGAGCCTTTTGCTTATCTAATAAAACCTTTTAAAGAAAGAGAATTACAAACAAATATTGAAATAAGTCTGACTAAACATGGACTAGAAAAAGAATTAAAGGTAAATAAAAAATGGCTGGATGCACTTTTAAGAAGTATCAGCGATGGTGTGATTGCTAGCGATATGCAAGAATTGATAACTTTTATGAATCCGGTTGCTGAAAATCTAACCGGATGGAAACAGGAAGAAGCTTGTGGCAGAAATTCATCAGAAATATTTAATATTGCTAATGCAGAAACTCATAACTCTATTGAAAACCCGATATTAAAAGTCCTTCAAGATGGTATTATCGTTAGTCTCCCAGCAGAAACTATTCTGATTACTAAAGACGGTGGAGAAATACCAATTGATGACAGCGTTGCACCAATTAAAGATGATCAAGATAATATTACAGGTGCTGTGTTAGTTTTTCGAGATATTAGTGAGCGCAAACAAGCGATAGAAGCGCGTCAAAAGCAAATTGAGCAAGAGCAACTTCTGGTGCAATGGGAGGAAATAAATCAACTCAAAAATGACTTTTTGAATTTAGTTTCCCATGAACTGCGATCGCCTCTGAGTAATATAAAGTTAATGATACAAATGATACAAATATCTCCTAGTACTGAGGAAGCTCAACGCTATCTGGAACTGATGGAAAGCGAGTGCGATCGCGAGCTAGGATTAATTAACGATCTACTAGACTTACAACGGCTGGAAAGCTCATCCTATCCAGTTATGACACCTGATGCGTTGCTCTTACAACAGTGGTTACCTTGGGTTATTGAGCCGTTTCAAATCCGTGTTCAAGAACATCAGCAAACTCTACAGATAAATCTCCCTTCAAATCTCCCGCCGCTGTTCTCAGATAGCATTAACTTGGAACGAATCTTAGTAGAATTGCTCAATAATGCCTGTAAATACACACCAGCAGGTGGTGAAATTGTCTTAAGTGTACGTCACAATTCCTTGGAAGCGCCTGCAAAAACTATGATTACTATCAGTAATTCAGCAGAAATTTCGGTAACAGAGTTACCGCTAATCTTTGAGAAATTTTATCGCGTTCCCAATGCAGATATCTGGAATCAAGGTGGTTCGGGATTAGGTTTGCCTATAGTACAGAAATTAGTCGAACAACTGCAAGGAAACATTCAAGTAGAAAGCGATAACGGATGGACAACATTTACTATCACATTAACTGACTTCTAG
- the argJ gene encoding bifunctional glutamate N-acetyltransferase/amino-acid acetyltransferase ArgJ, producing the protein MSLATSSMPQGFSAFITNLGIRDTTDDFVFIKSSVPCVADGVFTQSLFAGPSVTISRNHLKDSQAQGIVVISKNANVANGSVGIADAQEVLQLVATETGIAAHNIVIASTGVIGRRYPIEKIRAGLLGLGKNLTPADFHAAARGIMTTDTVPKLATRQIGNAKLVGIAKGVGMIEPNMATLLTFFFTDAAISANSLRSIFRSTIDKTFNCLSVDTDTSTSDSAVILANGIAGEVSEADFASALQEVAQELVLKIAKDAEGATKIIEVTVDSAINYAQAKTVAKAIVNSPLVKTAVYGADPNWGRVAMAIGKCENEQQINPEIVVIRFDNVKVYPNSLTDENLEQLRQIMSKDQVNIHVSLNIGEASATVWGCDLSEGYIEINGKYST; encoded by the coding sequence ATGTCATTAGCTACATCTTCCATGCCTCAAGGCTTTAGTGCATTTATTACTAATTTAGGAATACGAGATACAACTGATGATTTTGTATTTATTAAATCATCAGTTCCTTGTGTTGCTGATGGAGTCTTCACTCAAAGTCTTTTTGCTGGGCCAAGTGTTACGATTAGCCGCAATCACTTAAAAGATTCACAAGCACAAGGAATTGTCGTTATATCTAAGAATGCAAATGTAGCTAATGGTTCTGTTGGGATTGCTGATGCTCAAGAGGTTTTGCAATTAGTTGCAACTGAAACTGGAATTGCTGCACATAATATTGTGATAGCTTCTACAGGTGTAATTGGCAGACGTTACCCAATTGAAAAAATTCGGGCAGGTTTATTAGGATTGGGGAAAAATTTGACTCCTGCTGATTTTCATGCCGCAGCCCGTGGTATTATGACCACCGATACAGTACCAAAACTAGCGACACGGCAAATAGGCAATGCCAAGCTGGTAGGAATTGCCAAAGGTGTCGGCATGATTGAGCCTAATATGGCTACCCTCCTAACTTTCTTTTTTACTGACGCTGCAATTTCTGCAAATAGCCTTCGTTCTATTTTTCGTTCTACTATAGATAAAACCTTTAACTGCCTGAGTGTAGACACTGACACTTCCACTAGTGACTCCGCCGTGATTCTAGCTAATGGAATAGCCGGTGAAGTTTCAGAAGCAGATTTTGCCAGTGCATTGCAAGAAGTTGCACAAGAATTGGTACTGAAAATAGCTAAAGATGCAGAAGGTGCTACCAAAATTATTGAGGTGACTGTAGATTCAGCGATTAACTATGCACAAGCTAAAACAGTAGCTAAAGCAATTGTGAATTCACCATTAGTAAAAACCGCCGTTTATGGAGCAGATCCGAATTGGGGACGAGTTGCTATGGCTATAGGCAAATGTGAAAATGAACAGCAGATAAATCCAGAAATAGTTGTTATCAGATTTGATAACGTGAAAGTTTATCCTAATAGCTTAACTGATGAAAATCTAGAGCAGTTACGGCAAATTATGTCCAAAGATCAAGTAAATATCCATGTGAGTCTTAATATTGGTGAAGCCTCTGCAACTGTATGGGGTTGCGATCTTTCAGAGGGTTATATAGAAATTAATGGCAAATACTCAACTTGA
- a CDS encoding ABC transporter ATP-binding protein, whose amino-acid sequence MAKLELTNLNKTYNPKVIPVKDVSLTVDNHEFLTLLGPSGCGKSTVLRMIAGLEEPTRGQIKIGEVDVTYKRAADRNIAMVFQSYALYPHMTVYENLASGLKLKKVPPTEIKQRVAEVADVLGLAELMNRKPGQMSGGQRQRVAVGRALVRNADVYLLDEPLSNLDALLRERVRADIKQIFAAQKVPVVYVTHDQTEAMTLSTKVALLNDGYVQQLDPPDRIYNHPANLFVAGFVGSPQMNLLTLPCKGQYAIAGNFQVLLPDIPTVPPQIVLGIRPENVRIAQPGDTQTIQGRVFLVENLGMHYLVSVRIEGSQTGAITVRALLPTDQNWSGEDITLALPPEDIHWFDVQSGHAIVRRQMLGVRS is encoded by the coding sequence ATGGCTAAACTCGAACTCACAAATTTAAACAAAACCTATAATCCTAAAGTCATCCCTGTCAAAGACGTTAGTTTAACTGTAGATAACCATGAGTTTCTCACTTTACTTGGCCCTTCCGGCTGTGGCAAATCTACCGTTCTACGCATGATTGCGGGTCTTGAAGAACCTACTCGTGGTCAAATTAAGATTGGGGAGGTGGATGTCACCTATAAACGAGCAGCCGATCGCAATATTGCAATGGTATTTCAAAGCTATGCACTCTATCCTCACATGACGGTGTACGAAAACCTTGCTTCTGGACTGAAGCTGAAAAAAGTACCACCTACAGAAATTAAACAGCGAGTGGCAGAGGTGGCAGACGTTTTAGGATTAGCAGAGTTAATGAACCGCAAGCCTGGACAAATGTCTGGAGGTCAACGGCAACGGGTTGCTGTCGGTCGTGCTTTGGTGCGTAATGCTGATGTATACCTGCTGGATGAACCTTTAAGTAACCTGGATGCACTACTGCGGGAAAGAGTCCGAGCCGATATCAAGCAAATTTTTGCAGCACAAAAAGTGCCAGTTGTCTACGTCACCCACGACCAAACCGAAGCGATGACGCTCTCTACGAAAGTTGCATTGCTCAACGATGGCTATGTCCAGCAACTTGACCCGCCTGACCGCATCTATAACCATCCAGCTAATCTATTTGTGGCTGGATTTGTTGGTAGTCCGCAAATGAATTTGCTAACTTTACCTTGTAAGGGACAATATGCGATCGCGGGTAACTTCCAAGTGCTTCTTCCAGATATACCAACTGTACCACCGCAGATTGTTCTAGGAATCCGCCCAGAAAATGTCCGCATTGCTCAACCAGGTGATACCCAAACTATCCAAGGACGAGTGTTTTTAGTGGAAAACTTGGGTATGCACTATTTAGTCAGTGTCAGGATTGAGGGTTCACAAACCGGAGCGATTACGGTACGTGCTTTGTTGCCAACAGACCAAAATTGGAGTGGCGAGGATATTACATTAGCATTGCCCCCTGAGGATATTCACTGGTTTGATGTTCAATCTGGCCATGCTATTGTTAGGAGACAAATGTTAGGTGTCAGGAGCTAG
- a CDS encoding carbohydrate ABC transporter permease encodes MSVTPQAVPTTPKRTGGTKFSLKKILLPIIVVLVVIFSLAPALWQLLTSFKVNEDIAAVPTVYFPTRFTFNHYIELFTRRPFWRYIFNSAFVSITSTAVSLAIGAPAAYALARLRPWGERAILASVLIVTLFPGILLFLGLLEIIQALKLGNNYLALIIPYTAINLPLTILVLRSFFQQLPKDLEDSARVDGYNTFQLLWQIVLPMTLPALVTTGILTFIFAWNEFIFALTFMTREELKTIPVAAAQLGGATIYEIPYGPIAAATVVGTLPLILLVLFFQRRIVQGLTAGAVKG; translated from the coding sequence ATGAGTGTAACTCCACAAGCAGTTCCAACGACTCCAAAACGAACAGGGGGAACCAAGTTTTCTCTTAAAAAAATCTTGCTGCCCATAATAGTTGTATTAGTGGTGATATTCAGCCTAGCGCCAGCCTTATGGCAATTGCTGACCTCGTTTAAAGTGAATGAGGATATTGCCGCCGTTCCTACTGTTTATTTTCCCACACGATTCACTTTCAATCACTACATTGAGTTATTCACCCGTCGCCCATTTTGGCGCTACATCTTCAACAGTGCCTTTGTATCGATTACTTCTACAGCTGTATCTTTAGCGATCGGCGCACCTGCGGCTTATGCCCTCGCACGGTTACGCCCTTGGGGTGAAAGAGCTATCCTCGCCAGCGTTCTAATTGTTACCTTATTTCCTGGAATTCTCTTGTTCTTGGGACTGTTAGAAATTATCCAGGCGCTTAAACTCGGCAACAATTATCTGGCGCTGATTATACCCTATACTGCCATCAATTTGCCGCTAACAATTTTAGTACTTAGAAGCTTTTTTCAACAATTGCCAAAAGATTTGGAAGATTCCGCTAGGGTCGATGGCTACAACACTTTTCAACTACTGTGGCAAATCGTGCTACCTATGACCCTTCCGGCCTTAGTTACTACTGGAATCCTCACATTTATTTTTGCTTGGAACGAGTTTATCTTCGCTCTGACGTTTATGACTCGTGAAGAGTTAAAAACAATTCCCGTTGCTGCTGCTCAGTTGGGTGGTGCGACAATATATGAAATTCCCTACGGCCCGATCGCTGCTGCAACTGTTGTGGGAACGTTACCCTTAATTTTATTAGTTTTGTTTTTCCAGCGCCGGATTGTCCAAGGTCTGACTGCTGGTGCTGTAAAAGGATAG
- a CDS encoding carbohydrate ABC transporter permease, with translation MTNLHSLRNREQQTAWILLTPALLLLLFVFAYPILRAFWLSVFTRNLGTELQPVFSGLDNYVRMAGDGRFWQSLWATTVFTTASVISELLLGLGVALVLNQAFFGRGIVRTTAIIPWALPTSLIGLAWAWIFNDQFGVVNDILRRLGLIETGINWLGDPTLAMIAVVFADVWKTTPFISILLLAGLQSISQDLYEAYSVDGATAWQSFRNITLPLLLPQILIAVLFRFAQAFGIFDLIAVMTGGGPGGATEVVSLYIYSTVMRYLDFGYGAALVVVTFLILIAAVAIASFLLNKYRAKTSGAI, from the coding sequence ATGACAAATTTACATTCACTTAGAAATCGAGAACAACAGACAGCCTGGATTTTACTAACACCCGCATTGCTGCTGCTGTTGTTTGTGTTTGCCTACCCGATTTTACGAGCATTTTGGTTAAGCGTATTTACTAGAAATCTGGGAACAGAGCTACAACCCGTATTCTCTGGTCTGGACAATTATGTGCGGATGGCGGGGGATGGTCGTTTTTGGCAGAGTTTGTGGGCGACAACCGTGTTCACAACAGCATCAGTAATCTCAGAACTACTGCTAGGACTGGGGGTTGCCCTAGTTCTCAACCAGGCGTTTTTTGGGCGGGGTATAGTGCGTACAACCGCGATTATACCTTGGGCTTTGCCTACTTCTCTGATTGGTCTGGCGTGGGCTTGGATTTTTAATGACCAGTTTGGGGTTGTGAACGATATTCTGCGGCGATTGGGGCTGATTGAGACTGGAATTAACTGGTTAGGAGATCCAACGCTGGCGATGATAGCAGTGGTTTTTGCTGATGTTTGGAAAACTACGCCGTTTATCAGTATCCTTTTACTAGCTGGTTTGCAGTCGATATCACAAGACCTCTATGAAGCTTACTCAGTCGATGGGGCAACTGCTTGGCAAAGCTTCCGCAATATTACCCTGCCACTGCTACTGCCGCAAATCTTAATTGCAGTGCTATTTCGGTTTGCTCAAGCTTTCGGGATTTTCGACTTGATTGCTGTGATGACTGGGGGTGGCCCTGGTGGCGCTACGGAAGTGGTGTCATTGTATATTTATTCTACGGTGATGCGCTACTTAGATTTTGGTTATGGAGCAGCTCTTGTAGTAGTGACATTTTTAATATTAATTGCGGCTGTGGCGATCGCTAGTTTCTTGCTTAACAAATACCGTGCCAAAACATCAGGAGCCATTTAA
- a CDS encoding ABC transporter substrate-binding protein, producing MLYRKPINKLQKFIQKQSYLHIGVFLATLLSIILFTWVALSQQPVILNLLMTAPDAEPWRQGLIRDFEAENPGIRINLVEGPNATNLLEDLYTSSFILGESPYDLINMDVIWTSKFAAAGWLLPLGDRISKEELGAFSSQDVEGGRYQDKLYRIPVRSDVGMLYYREDLIKQAGLKPPETFDDLIRISQVLQKKKQVNWGYVWQGRQYEGLVAMFAEVLNGFGGFWVNPDTLEVGLDRPETLRAIEFLRSTVKEGVSPPGVTTYQEEDTRRLFQSGQVAFLRSWPYAWPLAQAENSPIRGKIAIKPMVHAPGKTGAACLGGWGLGIAKSSQHPEEAWKAIQYFTSREAQRRFIFSAGYVPSRRDLFTDPEIVAKYPHYPQLLEVVNNAVLRPPIAQYAQTSDILQRYLSAALSGRMNSERAMQAAAAETRRLLGAGGREQGAGGVRN from the coding sequence ATGTTGTACCGAAAGCCAATAAACAAGTTGCAAAAATTCATCCAAAAACAGAGTTATTTACATATAGGGGTTTTCCTGGCGACTCTGTTGAGCATCATATTGTTCACTTGGGTAGCACTCTCGCAGCAACCAGTTATCCTTAATCTGTTAATGACTGCCCCTGATGCCGAACCTTGGAGGCAGGGTTTAATTAGAGACTTCGAGGCTGAGAACCCAGGTATTCGCATTAACTTAGTTGAAGGCCCGAATGCTACAAATTTACTCGAAGACCTGTACACCTCATCTTTTATCTTGGGTGAATCCCCTTATGACCTGATCAATATGGATGTGATCTGGACATCCAAGTTTGCTGCTGCTGGATGGTTGCTACCTTTAGGCGATCGCATTTCTAAAGAGGAGTTAGGAGCATTTTCATCCCAGGATGTAGAAGGGGGACGTTACCAAGACAAACTGTACCGCATTCCAGTGCGTTCCGACGTGGGAATGCTCTACTACCGAGAAGATTTAATCAAACAAGCAGGATTGAAACCGCCAGAAACCTTTGATGATTTGATCCGAATTTCCCAAGTCTTGCAAAAGAAAAAGCAGGTGAATTGGGGCTATGTTTGGCAGGGTCGCCAATATGAAGGACTTGTGGCGATGTTTGCGGAAGTTCTCAATGGCTTTGGTGGCTTCTGGGTTAATCCCGATACCCTCGAAGTTGGACTAGATCGACCAGAAACATTACGAGCCATTGAGTTTCTACGTAGTACCGTAAAAGAGGGCGTTTCTCCTCCTGGAGTCACGACCTACCAGGAAGAAGATACCCGGCGCTTGTTTCAAAGTGGTCAAGTAGCATTTTTACGCAGTTGGCCATACGCGTGGCCTTTAGCCCAGGCAGAAAATTCGCCAATCCGGGGCAAAATAGCGATTAAACCGATGGTTCATGCTCCTGGTAAGACGGGAGCGGCTTGTTTAGGGGGCTGGGGTTTAGGGATTGCTAAATCTTCTCAACATCCCGAAGAAGCTTGGAAAGCAATTCAGTATTTTACCAGTCGAGAAGCACAGCGCCGATTCATTTTCAGTGCAGGCTATGTGCCAAGTCGCCGGGATTTGTTTACAGACCCAGAGATTGTTGCTAAATATCCCCACTATCCGCAGTTATTGGAGGTCGTGAATAATGCAGTTTTACGTCCGCCGATCGCCCAATATGCTCAGACATCAGATATTTTGCAGCGTTATCTCAGCGCCGCATTATCCGGTCGGATGAATTCTGAACGAGCAATGCAAGCTGCTGCTGCTGAAACGCGGCGACTGCTGGGAGCAGGGGGCAGGGAACAGGGGGCAGGGGGAGTTAGAAATTAA
- a CDS encoding AAA family ATPase → MDFDYFRSNEGTPTNNTRQSLLASGWRPFNRELDWGFLWQLLYSDSRELTQKTLSLASNVADVLGRNNYAWWANLLNVVSDNTRYEVEKFWNYITPDPQSPDHRYKDVLSTETPIVQFVSRSSIPIDYVLNRLQEITVLRVLGVLGNPDIITQYYSERDFYFPIDKFVSWERLDVINTVYAYWSKHDVWLQIDPYDRGRRQYTVMAKNLAPLINKATYDLAVMLSGYQSRVGKVHSQFNIRTFPVDIQNFTDSVQQAILNQNQLAVVVHGQPGTGKTVWTQAVAKEILVPLGYVIFILDHDAIANFVPPTYIERICIVINEADNLAQNRASEVAQYNNKTEHILSLLDGALYQSVIDESGIQMQQRLVVLMTCNTTERLDPAMLRKGRVDLIYEFTQLFI, encoded by the coding sequence ATGGATTTTGATTATTTTAGAAGTAATGAAGGTACTCCTACAAATAATACCCGGCAGAGCTTGCTTGCTAGTGGTTGGCGACCGTTTAACCGAGAATTAGACTGGGGGTTTTTGTGGCAACTGTTGTATAGTGACTCCCGCGAATTAACTCAAAAAACTTTGAGTTTAGCGAGTAATGTTGCTGATGTTTTGGGACGAAATAATTATGCTTGGTGGGCTAATTTATTAAATGTTGTATCTGATAATACCCGCTACGAAGTTGAAAAGTTTTGGAATTACATCACGCCAGATCCTCAATCACCAGATCATCGCTACAAAGATGTTTTGAGTACGGAAACGCCCATCGTCCAATTTGTCAGTCGTAGTAGCATTCCCATTGATTATGTTCTTAATCGACTGCAAGAAATTACTGTACTGCGAGTTTTAGGAGTGTTGGGTAATCCCGACATTATTACCCAGTATTACTCAGAAAGAGATTTTTATTTTCCTATAGATAAATTTGTTAGCTGGGAACGCTTAGATGTTATCAATACTGTTTATGCTTACTGGTCGAAGCATGACGTTTGGTTGCAAATTGATCCCTACGATCGCGGGCGACGACAATATACTGTAATGGCGAAAAATCTAGCGCCACTAATTAACAAAGCGACTTACGACTTAGCAGTGATGCTGAGTGGATATCAAAGTCGTGTAGGCAAGGTTCACAGTCAATTTAACATTCGCACATTTCCAGTAGATATCCAAAACTTTACTGATTCTGTACAACAAGCGATTCTTAATCAAAACCAGTTAGCGGTTGTTGTACATGGGCAACCAGGTACAGGTAAAACAGTCTGGACACAGGCAGTAGCAAAAGAAATTCTTGTACCTTTAGGGTATGTAATTTTTATTTTAGATCATGATGCGATCGCTAACTTTGTCCCACCAACTTACATAGAGCGTATTTGTATCGTTATTAACGAAGCTGATAATCTAGCGCAAAATCGTGCTTCTGAGGTAGCGCAATACAATAACAAAACCGAACACATTCTGAGTTTGCTAGATGGCGCTTTGTATCAGAGTGTAATTGATGAGTCTGGTATTCAGATGCAGCAACGCTTAGTTGTCTTGATGACTTGTAACACTACTGAAAGATTAGATCCAGCCATGTTACGTAAGGGCAGGGTGGATTTAATATATGAGTTTACGCAACTATTTATTTGA